AGGAACTGCGCCAGGCCAACCAGGCCAAGATCCAGGGGTCGCCGCGTAATTTCGTAGACCTGCCATCCAACCGCGACCGATTGCATTTCCAGCGCCGCGACCACCAGGAAACGCTCGATCTCATACAGCGAGAAGTCGAGGTGGCGAAACGCGGCGAGGCCGGAATGGCCGTAATCGGACGCAGACATGTCCTACTAATTTGCCACAGAGTTGCGGCAGGACGAAGTGCTACGCGGGAACGTCACACATGCGAGGGGAAGGTCGGCGTGCCGCTCGCGAGGCGTGCCGGCAGATGCCGCCGACGCGCTCCGTTCATTGATGCAAGTGAAATTCTCCGGCAACTGTGGCCTTACTCCCGACATATTGTCTCGCGGCAATCACGGTCTCGTCGAAGTTAGCTCCGTGCCATTGCCGCGCGGGTTTGACGCTCTGGAACACGGTTGTTATGATCGAACTGCGGGGTGGAGCAGTCTGGTAGCTCGTTGGGCTCATAACCCAAAGGTCGGTGGTTCAAATCCACCCCCCGCAACCAAAAGATTCAGCAGGTTACGAGGAATCGCCCCAAACTACGGGGGAACAATAGGGAACATTAAGAGGCTGCCGTGGAGCGGCCTTTTTCATTTTCCCCTGAAAGTGACGGCACAAGAACCATGCGAACGATTTTGCTGTTCGCAGTTCGCTTACTTTCCAACATCGCAGATCCGTACACATTCATAGTGGTCTGAATGTTGGCATGGCGCATTAGCTCCTGCTGCACTTTCATCGGCGCACCTGTTTCATCAAGCAACGTCCTGTACGTGTGGCGAAAGGTGTGCCAGCCAATCTTCCCGAAGCCGAGCTTTTCTGCCGGCGGCCGTATGTAGTTCTTGCAGATTTCACTAGCGTGATACGGCTTGCGCGTTGCTGGATTCGAGAATAGCCAGCCTTCAGCACTGGAGGGACAAGCTTGCTGCCAGTGCTGCAACACTCTGGCAATCGCGGGATCAAGCGGAACATCATCTTCGGAATATTCGCTTTTGACGCGATCCACATGACCCTGAACCACTCCTCTTTCTACGCGAATAACACGCGACTGAAAATCAACATCGCGCCATTGCAAGCCGAGAATCTCGCTAATTCTGAGGCCTAGGCATTGGGCGATTACCACCATGGTGCGATAAGGCTCGGGAATCGCCGGCAAAAGCAAATGATATTGCTCAACCGTTAATACCTTCGGCTTTCGCATCCTTCTGGAGGCGCCTTTCACTTCGACCAATTCCATCGGGTTTCGTTGAATCGACATCATGCGCCATTTCATCGCGTACTCGTACAAACGATGCATGAGTCCCTTAATGTGAGCTTTGGTTTTTGGTGCGTTCGGTAATGCTCGAAGCCACTTCTCTACCCAGAATGGGTTCTGGCCCAAAGTGATGACGTCATAATCGCCCCATTTGGGCTTGATGTACCC
This portion of the Terriglobales bacterium genome encodes:
- a CDS encoding site-specific integrase, with protein sequence MAHFRLDQNSDQFLPFDAHPKKRTKQNGAISFLDSQRSIHSQAVRVQSACHPSRRRGKEFPLKRKRYQAGSLHRKQRKRDSDVWVLRYRESQQDGTQAHRSIIIGTVDEYPTKAKAQKAAEALRLTLNTDYKPTRVATVATLVDRYMLEAMPERYSTTQSYTSYLNGYIKPKWGDYDVITLGQNPFWVEKWLRALPNAPKTKAHIKGLMHRLYEYAMKWRMMSIQRNPMELVEVKGASRRMRKPKVLTVEQYHLLLPAIPEPYRTMVVIAQCLGLRISEILGLQWRDVDFQSRVIRVERGVVQGHVDRVKSEYSEDDVPLDPAIARVLQHWQQACPSSAEGWLFSNPATRKPYHASEICKNYIRPPAEKLGFGKIGWHTFRHTYRTLLDETGAPMKVQQELMRHANIQTTMNVYGSAMLESKRTANSKIVRMVLVPSLSGENEKGRSTAAS